The window CACCCAGAATCATCGATCAAACAGCTAATTCTCCTTTCCTCTGTTCCTGAATCTGAACTAGGTTTTATGAGTTTAGCCAAACACTCTCGAAACGGGTTCGCGCAATTGTCGTTGAGAAGCGTGAGTTGAAGCAAAACATCTCGAGATTGGGACTCTGTTTCGGACAAGCCGTCGGGGATCTGTAAGAAAGTGAAGAGAGGATGGTCTGAAGATTTCGGCGCGTTGAAGCGCGTGTGGATGATGGTGATTGAGAAGCCTCTTGTATAAAGGATCTTTGCTAGCTGAAGCATAGGGTTTATACAACCCTGTAACGGTAGAGGAAACAGAATCACACGTCTCTCGTTTCTCTTCTCCGTTCAAGATTCTTCGTTTGTTCGTTCGTTCTTCCTCTCTCTACAATTTGATTTGGAGAATAGAGAGACTATACAATAAGTCAAGAAGACATCCACTGGCCTACAGGCCCTACACACTACCAAAGACATCATAAGTGACAAGTGTACATGACTATGACATAATCTATTGGAATATGAATACAGACAACCTAGTTAAACCTAAAAtagttattttgaatttaagatTTTACTTTAGACAAcaggttcttttctttttgcatatAATAGAAACGTTGAGGTATCTTTAGCAAAAATATTCCAAACTTACAACAATAGTATATGATTAACCAAAGTATCAATAGATAGAAAAGACGAGCCTCCTTGTTTAACCGATCTTTCAACCTCGTCTTTCAAAACCTTCATCCTCTCACGAATCTTTTCTCCTTCACTCTCCACCATTAACATCCTCACagctttctcaatctcttttTTGTCAATCCGACCTTCCAAGTGAATTCCGACATTCCAAACATCGCTCACAAATCTTGAGTTCAGCATTTGATCCCAACCTCCAGGCAAGCAGATCATAGGAACCCCTTCGCATATACTCTCTAGCGTCGAGTTCCAACCATTGTGTGTCAAAAACCCTCCAATGGCTCGATGCGCAAGAACCTCCTGTTGTGGTGCCCATTTCAcaatttttcctttctcttcaaGGCTTCTCAGGAGCCCTTCAGAGAGCGATTCGATCCACTTGGCGCCGAGTACCAAACCAGGTCGTACCACCCACAAGAAAGGCTGTTTGCTATTGCTTAAACCACAAGCAATCTCCAAGAACTCTGTTTCCGTAATGTTCACAACGCTTCCTAGACTCACGTAGATCACGGATTTGTCCTCTTGACTATCTAACCAAGGAATACAAGTCTCGTCTTGTGTGAATAAGCTGCTTGACGAAGCAGAGAAGTAGCTGTGAAACGGACCAATCGCAAAGACCGGAACTTTAAAAATCTCGTTAGATAGAGTCAACGAATCTTTCTCAAGCTCCTCGCAGGACATGTATATTATCCCTGAAGATCTCATAGTCGTTTCGACCACAACAAGTAAGAACGGATCCAGTTTCTCTCCGAATTCCCCGAAAACCTTTGCAAGATCTCTCTTTTGAAGCGGCGGGAACTCAATAACAGAGTCCTCTGCTTCCGAATCTtaagacacacacaaaaaaaaaggctcaAAACCGTCTTATAATTTTCATAACCACATTAGCTATTTTAGTATGTTATTTTCTTGACATGCAATAATACGTCATATTTATTCGATAACacgtattaaaaaaataaaaaataccatAATTATGGTCGTAAATAAATGcacgtttttttttactttttcctCATTTTCATTGGATGACATAAAGCTAAAATAAACTAGTAGCATAACATTCATTGGGCGCCGCTACGAAGAGCCTTTTAGTCAAAGTAagcaattttatatttttaaaattttactacacaatttatttacctttttttcctaaaaagcAAATTGACCCTAAAGAAAAATAAGGATTTCAAGAAAAATTTACCTGAAACTGAAAAATATCCTTTGGTTCTGATAAGAGGAAGTGTTGGATAAGCATTGAAGAAAGTGGCTTTGAAAGTACAAAGAACCATCCACGGAAGATTCAAACTCTCTGAAACAGTTTGCGTGAAGAGCCATCCACAGTCATCGATCAAACAACTAACCTTCTCCGATGATGATTCTTTAGATTCAAGCAACACCTTGTTCAAGCAATCACGAAACGGAGACTCGGCGTTAATGTTGATTTGCGCGAGCAGAGACATAACATTCGAAGTAGGACCATCTTTAATCTGAGCTTCGGACAAGCCATCTTGAATCTGCAAGAAAGTGAAGAGTGGATGGCTCGACGCTTTAGGTGCGTTGAAGCGCGTGTGGATCACAGTGATTGAGAAGCCTCTCGAGTGAAGGATGTTGGCGAGCTGAAGCATAGGATTTATGCAACCTTGTAACGGAAGAGGGAAGAGGATCACTCTTAGACcatttctcttctcctcctccattgaaattgaaaagctctgttttttttttcttttgtttggggttttgtgaagaaaaaaaaagatggaagttTTGTGTACTTTATCCAATCGTTTGTTTATTTCTCAGATATGGAGAATCTATAATGGAGACAAAGCTTTTATTGCTATGTGTGTTTGGTTTTAGAGACCATTCAACTTTCCACCGGTTTTGTTGacgttttcaattttaatactCCTCGTCGGGTCACTATCAGAgatattgagtttttaattttatatttattacttttaacaaaaaatgtttactttaaagttggatttttttagtaaaaatacGTTTTTAAGTTGAAGATAACAtcggttttattttttaagtaaaaatacgttttaattttaataacagTTTGATCTTGCGTGGTTTGTCTCTAGTCGGTTTCAAGGTTTTCTTTGCTTTTAAGCTTCTTGTCCTTCTAGTCTGGCTGATGAGGTGTTTGGGTAGTTGTATTTGTGTCTTTGGTCGCGTTGGTATCCTGCTTTCCTCTCTGTCGGTTTGCTTCTGGTTTGGCGTTGGTGTGAGATCTTTCCGGCTTTATTGGTGCTTCCGATGTTTAATGTTCTATAGATAAGCTTTGCAGAAGTCTATCGTGCCTTTGTTCAATTATAGTGTTCAGGTTTCATTTTTTCCTAaacttttgtttctgtttagtTTCTACTTATGTGTTTGCTTTATAATCAGTTTTCCCGTTTCTTCCGGATGTAGTTTCCCTCGTTTAGGCTAATGATTCTGGGAACATTCAATAGTTCGCCGGCTCTTATAGTTTCAACTTATATCCTTCCTttgttttatcaataaaatgcagatgaaaaaaaaaaaagttgaagataACATCGAAATTAAACAAGTGTTTAGGTAGGTCTAACATTGTCGTCGTCATCATCGTGAATCATTTTTGTAGTTGAGAATTAAAAAGTATTGTATACTAGTACTAATTGTTTTTAGCTAACCGGTtgatttttacctttttaatcttagcaagagaaagagatgtgGCGTGGGATATTAGAAATGAGaacgagaggaagaagaaagatggtaAGCCGAGGGTATTACTATTCGTTGTTGGTCGTAGATGGAGATTTTTATGCATGGTAACAACAACAGCGATCCTCACATGTCTGGGACTCTCGACTGATGGTTAGAACCAGCTTCCTAAGAGTTTTTTTCGATCATATCGGAAACATTTAATCTCCATAAAATGCGTATtctcgcaaaaaaaaaaaaaaaatggaatatagCAAAATTTTAGGCGACCCAATAGCAATAAcaatagttcttttttttttttttttttaatttccaaaaaattaacatgAGTAGTTTTTTCCAAAGATCCTTGAAGCCCATAAATTGTCACCAAATATTGGGTCTCACCGATTGATATGCTATTGTTGGATAATTTGTCTTTTGCCGGTTTTTCTGCATCTCAAGCAatgtaatttccttttttcctatGGATTTATTTGCGTTTTGCATCAATCAAATTAGgttttgataaagaaaaagaaaaatatatttatttttgtcgttaaaaaaaaataacattaaaatttgttcttgtgaataaataaaaatccacGTGTAAATTATGGATCTTTGACTTAGCAATAGAGAGAGATGCAAATAGTTCGGAAAGAAACGAGAGACGTAATAGTTATcacttattcttcttcttccacaattTTCCCAATATTGTCACATCCCTCAAAGGCTCAAAGCTCTCTCAACAATGGCGACGGAACTCAACCATGAGAATTTCCCTGTTCTCTCTTACGTACTGGATCGTCTCCCTTCCCTCACCGCCAAATCCTCTCCCGATGTCGACCGATCATCGTCGTCAGCTTCCTCCTCCAAATCCGAtccctcttcttcatcatcatcgtcgtcgagCCACTCCATCGAGATCGTGACTCAGATGCCTCACTTGGCTCATCCCGATGTTCTTGCCTCCATGACTAACGCTATAGCCGACGTCTCTCAGACCCGATCCGTTCTTCGAACCCTAGGACCTAGACCCGATCACGAAACCGTCGACAAAGCTCGTGCAAGGCTCGTCGAGATCGAGGCTTCTTTGTCGGAATCTTTCGAGGAGATCGCTCTCTCCCCGAAAGATAGTGACGTGGTGGAGAAGGAACAGAAGAGGAGAGAAGCTGTGGAAGTAGAAAAGACTTGGTATAACTCGATCTTGAAGCTTAACGAGCTTCATGAATCTTACGAGAAGCTTTTGAAAGAAGCTGAGGAGAGGCTCGTGAGGATCTACGAGTCCGCGGAGAAGAATGCTGCGGCGGTGGCTGAGGAGGAAGCTGCCGAGGTTGAAGTCAATGAAGAGGTTGTGAGTATATTGCAACAAGCTGCTTCTGAGAATCCATTGGACCGAGTTGATTTGTCTGGTCGGAAACTGAAACTGCTCCCTGAAGCATTTGGAAAGATTCAAGGCCTCCTTGTTCTTAATCTCTATAACAATCAGCTTGTGGTCAGTTTCTACATCCCATAAAAAGTCAAGTTCTTAATCTTTGATCATATTATCTGTTAAAATTCTTGATATTGTTATGTATGTGTCAAAGTTGTAAACTCTGCTCTGGATTTTTGAGTCTTTAGTGTAAAGTCTTAGGATATGTCTAGATTAAGTAGTGGAACTGGTATTGTTCTTGTGGGTGATGTTAAGATTGAGATAGATTTAAAAGTGTATGTTGCTTGTCTGTATCAAAATGTTTATGTTTGTGACAGGCCATTCCAGATTCGATAGCCGGGTTGCAAAACCTTCTTGAACTCGATGTTTCCACGAATTTTCTGGAGACATTACCTGACTCGATCGGTTTGTTGTCTAAATTGAAGATTTTGAATGTCTCTTGTAACAAACTCACAACTTTACCAGATTCCATCTGCCATTGTGGGTGagtgttttgattatttttcctCTGTTATTATTaagctctctg is drawn from Camelina sativa cultivar DH55 chromosome 8, Cs, whole genome shotgun sequence and contains these coding sequences:
- the LOC104708525 gene encoding UDP-glycosyltransferase 76C2-like, coding for MEEEKRNGLRVILFPLPLQGCINPMLQLANILHSRGFSITVIHTRFNAPKASSHPLFTFLQIQDGLSEAQIKDGPTSNVMSLLAQININAESPFRDCLNKVLLESKESSSEKVSCLIDDCGWLFTQTVSESLNLPWMVLCTFKATFFNAYPTLPLIRTKGYFSVSDSEAEDSVIEFPPLQKRDLAKVFGEFGEKLDPFLLVVVETTMRSSGIIYMSCEELEKDSLTLSNEIFKVPVFAIGPFHSYFSASSSSLFTQDETCIPWLDSQEDKSVIYVSLGSVVNITETEFLEIACGLSNSKQPFLWVVRPGLVLGAKWIESLSEGLLRSLEEKGKIVKWAPQQEVLAHRAIGGFLTHNGWNSTLESICEGVPMICLPGGWDQMLNSRFVSDVWNVGIHLEGRIDKKEIEKAVRMLMVESEGEKIRERMKVLKDEVERSVKQGGSSFLSIDTLVNHILLFV
- the LOC104708526 gene encoding plant intracellular Ras-group-related LRR protein 1, encoding MATELNHENFPVLSYVLDRLPSLTAKSSPDVDRSSSSASSSKSDPSSSSSSSSSHSIEIVTQMPHLAHPDVLASMTNAIADVSQTRSVLRTLGPRPDHETVDKARARLVEIEASLSESFEEIALSPKDSDVVEKEQKRREAVEVEKTWYNSILKLNELHESYEKLLKEAEERLVRIYESAEKNAAAVAEEEAAEVEVNEEVVSILQQAASENPLDRVDLSGRKLKLLPEAFGKIQGLLVLNLYNNQLVAIPDSIAGLQNLLELDVSTNFLETLPDSIGLLSKLKILNVSCNKLTTLPDSICHCGSLVVLDASYNNLTYLPTNIGFELVKLEKLLIHLNKIRSIPTSIGEMRSLRYLDAHFNELNGLPSSFGMLTNLEYLNLSSNFSDLQDLPASFGDLISLQELDLSNNQIHSLPDAFGTLVNLTKLNLDQNPLVVPPQDVVKQGVDAVKMYMGKRWVSMLEEEEKMANLKDEMDQTNADWLTRTTSKLKTYVTEVSDYLGSTSPKDPYLDQQL